The DNA window TTTGACTGCATGAATGAGTTTGATAAAGTTCGTAGATTGGAAGATTCTCTTAGGTTCCCCAGTCCACCAGAGTCCCATTAGTTATCATGCGCTCATCCTTAAGCTTGTTCAGGCTCTTTTTAACCTCAAGTAAAAAGTCTTTATAAACCTGAAGGTGGGATGGGGGAACATGCTCCTCTAACTCCTGGTAATAGGAAAGTAGAGAATCTTCTTCCCGAAATTGAGTTTGAGTAATTTGGGTTCCATTCCATCCCCACCTGTAATAGGCAGTATGGGCAGGATATAGACCAATTTCAACGCAACAACTTAAAGCTGCAATCACCAGGCGATATTCCTGGAGTCTCTTGTGATTGGGATTAAACACATTCCCGTAGATACTTTTAATTGTCTCAAGGGCTGATCTTCTCCATAGGATACAGCCAGTCTGAAGACACCGCTTGATCAGCATGTGCCAGATGTCCTGACACAGGGGAAAGGGTTTCTCCTGGTAAACCTCTCTTTTTGAGAGGGGGTCTTTCCACAAGAAGATAGGGTGTCC is part of the Kovacikia minuta CCNUW1 genome and encodes:
- a CDS encoding glycosyltransferase family 2 protein, with the translated sequence MKTSCLIPCHNATHLNQCLQSIQGEFNEVLIYLNGDCDRGREIVRQFSFPAIIQEDESPVGSQIARNKLFEVSTGDYVVFLDCDDYRVPGHIPGQINYLEQYEWGACIGHPIFLWKDPLSKREVYQEKPFPLCQDIWHMLIKRCLQTGCILWRRSALETIKSIYGNVFNPNHKRLQEYRLVIAALSCCVEIGLYPAHTAYYRWGWNGTQITQTQFREEDSLLSYYQELEEHVPPSHLQVYKDFLLEVKKSLNKLKDERMITNGTLVDWGT